The genomic window AACAGTTATAAATTGAGTGATTTGAAGCCATTCTTAATACCATAACCATGTCTGTAGCCATAAGCATCAAGCATTGTCCTCAATTATCAAGTCACTTTTAATGTCACTTCCTACTTCAGTTCATGACTTAATGGATCCTAGAATACTTCAATTCGAGTTTGCTGCTTTTAATGTTAGGTTCGTGTCTCCACCAAGCCCGAGGGACAAGGTGCTAGGGGTCTAGCATGGCACCATGTTAATTGTTTTATAGAGATGTCCCATCCACCATTATAGAGAAAATGTCTGGGTGGGATAGCCTTTCACCCGAAGACAAGGTGACAGTTACTGCACTTGTTAAAAAGGATAAATCTAACAAAAATACAGGTATTAATGTGAATTCAATTTTGGTGAGGTTCTCTATCAGATTTTTGATGTTCCATTTATTGTGAGCATTGTCATGACTTTCTGACCTTGATTCCTCTTTTAATTTCAAATGCTGTAGCACAAGAACAACAACTTTCAAAAGGCACTAAGCGCAAAAAAGTTGGGAGTGAAGATCATCACTCTAAAGTTCCCAAATCTGATGAAAATGATTCAGCAGGTGGGGCATCGAGTAAGGAAAATCCTGCTGAATCTGGTAATGCTTATTCTAGCTCCATTGAGTTGGAAAAAAAGCTGGAAGAGCAAAGTAAAGCATTGTGGGAGATAAAAGACGAGCTTAAGAAGCACGTGATGACTGCAGAGCTGCGGGAGATGCTGGAAGCTAATGGACAGGATTCAGCAGGATCAGAGTATGATCTACGAGATCGTtggtaattttttaaaatcttgttctGGTGTTTAGAATCTTCATGATGCCATCAATTGGAGATGATTCCTTGAGGTAATTTACCATGATACTCATTATTAGTTATGTGACTAGAAAACCTGATTAATATTATTTCATTTAGACACAAATGATGGAGCAGCTTGGAGTGCTGCAATGAAAGTGATTTGGAGTTATGATCTGAATGTTTATGTTGACTGGTATTTCTCATGTACAACACACATGATAGCTTCAAGAGGCAGGAGTATCATAGTAATCTCTCTAATATTACTTGTCATGACTAGTACTAGGCATTTAATTAGTCCTGGTACATGCTTATGAATCCAACATGGAGGAGGAATTGTTGCTGGTTAGTTCAAAGATCAGTTACCATAGTGGCAGTTACCTCCAAATTGATATATAACGTACTCCACATTATGGAACTTGAACTAACCATAAAGCTCAATGAGGTTTTCTACTGATTAATGCACACATCAAATTCTGGTTTCTGGTATGTTGCCATCTTGTTTATTTATCTGGCTGCAATTTTGTGATCTGACATATTACTGTTAGAAACTGGACTTTCTGTATAAATTCTTACCTGAAGAGtatttactgctgacaaacagcAATATTTCCATTTTCTTGTTTAGTGCTGATGGGATGCTCTTTGGAGCATTGGGTAAGTGCCCGATCTGTTCTGGTTCCCTGCATTACTCTGGAGGCCAGTATCGTTGCCATGGCTATGTATCAGCATGGAGTAGGTGTTCTTACTCCACAACCGATCCTTTACGCCTGAAGGAAAAATGGAAAGTCCCTGAAGAAACAAGTAACCGGTATCTTTTAAAGGTACATGACATGCAATGTTTATCAAAGCCTATGCACAGGGTTCTACCAGTTGCTAATTCAATGCATGATATGCTGCAGTGGTTCAAGTCGCAAAAGGCAAAGAAACCTAACCGAGTTCTTCCTTCTCCATCTTCCAATAAATCTTCTTGTAGTGCTGGTATGCAGTCACATCCATCAAATGGTGACAAATTGGAGAGTTTGAAAGTGGCTGTAGTTGGAGAACCTCAAAAAGCCAATGTAAGTTGTTTCCCTAAAATTTCTGGTTTTACATATTTGTGCTCAATGTGATGGTTGTCTTTGAAAAAATGAGAatgttttatattatttttttcttctctattaTTTAAGATCGTGCCTCTTCTAGACTTGACCATGTAATGACTGAAAGCTGGATGACATGAAGGCTCTTATATCTGGTTCTATCATGTTTTCTACGTTTAGAATTTCTGTAATTGTTTTTACTGTACTTCTATATTTTTTCCATTTAGAGTTGCAAGGAGGTTTACATATTGGAAATTTATTTACATTTTTGGTGATTAAATTTAGGAGTGGAAGCACAGATTTGAGGAGGCTGGGGGAAAAATTCATGCCAAGATTAAGAAGGGTATAACTCTGCATTCCAAGTTGGTTTGCAATATAGTCTCTTTCTTGCTTTTTGTTGTTCAGATTCATGCAAATCATGTTGTACAATTGATATCAACTCACTGGATGTTTTTGCTGCCTGCAGACACTAATTGTTTGGTTTTGATTGGAGAGATGGTTGACAAGGATTCTGAAATCAGAAAAGCCAGGTTAGCTGCATCTCTGGGTGCATCTGATGTGTGTTGGTTCTTCATTTGTTCTGTGAACTATGCAACAACTTTGAAGTTTTGCCTAAGGTATATAGACCAATTTGGCAGGAGAATGAAAATACCCATTGTGAGGGAGGATTACTTGCATGAGTGTATTAGCAAGCAGAAGAAGATTCCTTTCGATTTATATAAAGTTGAGGCGGCCTCTGAAACTTCTAGAGGTGGTATGGTCACGGTGAAAGTTAAAGGGCGAAGTGCTGTACATGAGGCGTCTGGTTTGCAGGACGTTGGCCACATTCTTGAGGATGGAAACAGCATCTATAATACGACCTTAAATATGTCTGACCTTTCCACTGGCATTAACAGGTAAGATTTCCATATTAGGAGATCTCCTGGATTTCTATTATCAACATGCAAGTCACAGGAAATTTACCATTTCTATGGGAAAGGAGAATATGCATCATTAGCATGCCTTGATGTTAGTGAGCTAGCATTGATTTTGTTTGTTCATGCTTAAGATGCACTTCTTGTTGCTTCCATTCTCTAGTGGAGCAATAGCTTGATAGATTGATAAAATGtataatacaatataataatCATATGATTTTCATACTGCTGAACTTGCTGCAAGATAATCATCAATATTTGTGTGCAACAAAAACACTTTCGTTGATAAAGGAAAGATGGTAATTCATGCAGGACATCATGAAAAGGTTGACTAACAAGGtggattaaaattatttatgcaaagcaGTTTAGTGAGAAAATGATGGTCTTATGCTTTGATGGCTGGAGTTTTGTTTATCTAACGGTATTCTGGTTGTCACACTGCAGGGTGTCAAATGTGGCAACAATTATCATTGCCAGTTGGCATGTCCTGGTGCCAAATTATCTTAGGAGCATAGGTCAAGGTGAATTATCATGCATTACTAGATAAATATGTATGCTTCTTAGGCTTCCAAGAGATAAGCTAGTCCCTCTCTTAAGGATGTTGATCAAGAGAAGATTAGTGACTTACAGGTGAAAGTGAAAGGTGGAAAAATATTAACATGGTGCAAGTTCCATGAAATTCAAGAGAGTGCATCATGCTGCAATGTTTCATGTGACAACAAATAGTTGAGCGCATGTAGACTGTAGATATACTTGATTGTCAATGCATTGGCATGAAAATGTGAAAAGCAAACTACTCACTGTTACCTTAAGTGTCAAATGAAGCTAAATAGGCATCGTGAGAATTCCAAACATTAAATGAGCAATGAAAATGAAATCAATTATCCATTTTACAATGAAAAGCAGTTTCCTTTGTACATATTAGCGTCCATGGGAGCAAGAAAATGATGAAGAGAGTTGCTATCTCCTTTCAAATTTTTTGAGGTGCTTTGTGAAGAGGGTTATACCTCCCATGGTCATCATGTTGTCCACATGAGCAATGAAGGCAACATCCTAGATGGTGGAATGGATGAAATTACCATAACTGTACTTGGTGCTTGAGGAACCATGTTGCTTGAATTACTTTGCCAGACTTCGTAAGCTAGTTAGAGAGGAGCATTTGAAGCAATAAATGTCCTAATGAAGACTATAAAACTTATGAGGTGGATGAGGACTCGCCTACTTTAGAGCATTTAGGAGATTATTAATGTGTTGGAGCGAGGAGGAATGTGTTTGAGAAAAAAAGCAACCAGGAATGTGTTGAAAAGGTGTATAATATCGctttaatttattattagataCAACTTCCCATTTTTTGCCCTTCTTTTCCTCTATAAATAAACTTCATTGTTAAAAATTGCTGCATACATGATGTCTATGTCTGTAAAATAATATGcatgaaattttttgatcttaataaaatttggtagcaaaagtatgCTGTTTGATGGAAGAGGGATGGGGAATGTCAGAAATAGGTGTTTCAACTAGATGGAAGTCTAAAGCAAGGTTCGGCAAAACTATTACTGAATATCATATTGGTTGGCAATTGGTTTGGTACAATATAGGTTCATATTGTGCCATTCTGGGGTGCACCAAAATAGGGAGAGGGGCAAAGGGAGGAGAGTGAGAAGGGGACAAtgaggaagggagggagagggagagagagagatgggggtgTTGCCAGAGTGGGGGGAGAGGGAGCACCTCCTCTTGGAGCCCTTTGAGGCTCTGACCACCAAATATGacatgggagagagagagagagagagaaacccggGGGGAGGATGCGAAGAGGGAGCACCTCCACTCAGAGCCCTTCTAGACACTATCACGAGAGAGAGAACCTACCTTCTCAGCGGCGGCCTACATAGAAAGAGAGCGGTGGAGCTAGATTAAGAGTGTTTGAGAGAGGTTGTTGAGGGGGAGTGGTATAATGGTTGAATCAACCTGACCTGCTAAACCATTCTAGGCGGGTGTCGGTTCAGTTTGGTATGGCCCGAAGCCGCCGAACCACCCAATTTGAATAGGTTTAGCAAACGATGGTCTAAAGCTTATGCAATGCCCTACATGGAGGATTTGCCCTACAATATTTTGCACTTGCCAAAACTATCCTTGTGAAGATTGCTTCATGTCAAGCTAGAATGGTGGGTACTATTGAAATGCAGACCTTGACAATCACTAGACAAAATAATATATGTTGTCTGGTGTAAGGATTCAAGTCCTAACAAGACATTGGGATGGGATACCATCCCATTTGTCAGGACGGGATCATCTCAACGTCATACAAGCATTCTAATTAGCATGTCTTGGGACATTCTCTATCCCAAGTGTCGGGATGGGGCAAGATGGCAGCGCATCCTATTCCATCGGAAAACTGGGGCATTCCCATCGCAAGGGATTTAAAACCTTTGTTAGGTATATTAAAAATCCTCATGATTTAATTATAGACACTACCTATGGAGCCTCCTATGTGATTTGTCATGTCAAATTATTTCTTGATCGCTAGTTTTTTCAATCAATTGTCAATCTTGCTGGTGAATAATGCATACGAAATGTTTTAACTACTAAGATTCCTACTCAAGCTCATTTGACCACATTTTACTTGTAAAAAATTGCAATGCATGAGTGTTTTCCCTAGATGGGTTATTTATTTCTCCAACTGGCCTACCATTATTAGGGTTGATAATTGGTTTTGCTGGATTCAGTTCGGGTCAGGTCAATACTGCATATTAAGTTTGTATGGACTTGACACGATTTGAACCCAACATGATTTGCCAGGAAGCCAAGAATGTCTGACATGACATGGTCTATCTAACCATCCTATATATCATCTGTTGACCTGTTTAAGGTCAAATCTAaccttttttataaatttttaatactatATAGGTAATCGAAGGTTTAGGTCAAGGTTCATTGTATCGATTGGTACCATACTGTGCTGAGCATACCATATCGTACTGATATGTAGTCTTCTTTCATACTGACATTCAGTATGTCTCACCATCTCATATCGTACTATGTGCCGACAGTGTAAGAGGATGGTACCTATGTGGGGTTTGGTACAGAGATGGTGAACCTTGGTCTAGGCTATTCATTTTGGGCTTTTCTTAGATTCTAAACTAGGATTGAAAGCGGATTAGATATGGGTCAGGTAccagtatatccatatccatattttatttgatggataCGATATACTAgttggatgcaaaaatttatattcatatttattttaaatggatacgaaTACAAGTGGGATACTGGAAGTATGGTTATAAATGTGCATATAAGTCgaatatctaaattttatgaCCATAGAACTAAAGATATTACTAAGTGGATCGTAAATCAAAATAGTATGTTAATGTGGTTATATATTTCCCTCAAAAGTTCATGAGTGCTATATAAAAACAAATAAGATTACAAATTGAATTGGATATTCAAATACTGattggatagttgtctatccatatccatatctatttttctttgatgatATGGATACAATACAGATACGGATACGGATATTAGTCAGAtgcttaaatttttattcatattcagATAGATTCAGATATGAAAATGGATTTGGACTGATATTGTGCGATCCACTTTCGCCCCTATTCTAAACTGCACCTTAGACAACATATGGAAggggaaaagaagaggaaagacctttaatttgatgatggaacCCGAAGCATAAGCTCTGCCCTTGCATTCCCACCATCAATGAATTTTGCCCACTAGATCTTGATGGTTAGCAGTGCCTTGTCAACATTATTATTTGCCTTTTTGTTGGCCCCTATCCTAGCATCAACATCCACTAGATCCATCAAAATTCGCCCTTGAGAGGAGATTGGGGGGCAGCATTCATGTCCATCAGAGTTGTCTATCCATCCTTGAGAAAAGAGGATATGGACTGGGGAATTGAAAGGGGAGGTGGAGGCGGGGGAGGAGATGGATTAAGGGAGGAGATGATGGAGAGGAGGTGGAAGCAAGAAGAGGAGAGAATGACATGGCAGTAGGATGGTACTAGTTGATGTTGATTGGGAAGGGAAGATGGGGAATATAAGTGGGATTATGGTTTTGCTTTAGGTTTCCACTAgaatataacatatttatatgaaaatatatatcaGAGTACTATATAAAATATGTCAAAGGGTTCTAACTTGTTGGGTGAGAATGAGGGTTCGTCGAACCATCCCGAACTGAACGATTCGGGACGTTTCGAGCCATATAGCTGCAAATCAGAACGGTTCGGTCTTTCAAATTAGAACACCGGAATCCGGATAGAGataggaaaagagaggaagagagagaagatgagaggaaaagaggggacgATGCTGCTAGAGGTTCGGCGGTGGCCCGCCAATACTGTCGGAGGGCCGTGGAGGCCTTTGTAGCTCAAAGGGCGATTAGAGCTGCGGCCGTGGAACAAGGGCGACCGTCcctgttcatcattttttttaaatgatgagGCAATGGATTTGCCGGCTTTACTTAAGTGAGCCGGCAAATCGATTGCCGGTTTCACtatggttgaaatttttttaatcagatCTCATGAAACAGGGGCGATCGCTCCTGTTCATGTCCGCAGAGCAGTAGGCCGCAATTTTGCTGCTCGGTGGCCACAACGGCAGTCAGAGGTCCTTCGATGGCCTCTCTGCtagcttcttctctcttcttttctttccctccCCCTGTCTCTCTCTCGGTCATGATTTGATGAAGTAGAGGCCTTGGCGGCCCTCCGAGTATGCCTTGACCCGCTTGTGGTCATCGCTGGCATCTCCTCCTCCCAccctccccctcccctctctctctcttttcttcttcggtTCCTTTCTTCGCTTTTATGTCGGCTCACATCGATCCGATACGGATCCGTACCAACTCGTACTACTGGTTGGCCGGTTGGCAGTGGTCATGGTACTGGTTCCGCGGTCCTTGGTTAAAACCCTTTGACCAAATCCAACTTGACCCGCCATCTGGTCAGGTTTACTTGACCCGTAACGAGTCCATTTACCTAGCTGTTCAGGTTAAATGGGTGGTCAGGTCTGGGTTGGTTTGGATAAACAAGATCAGGTCCAACTTTCCACCCTCACCTACCATGTATATTTGACTGGTTGAACTGGTTGCACCTGAACATTATTGGATTAAACAGCTTTATCATCCATTTCATGGCAGAAGAAAAATATCAttgttctttttttcttaattatgcCGCTGCAATTTAAGTGCTTGATTtgatttcttttcccttttttggtGTTCTTGGGTATAGATTCCATCTTCATTATTTTCAGTACAATTCAAATCTCATTGCTATAATTTCATACCCATTCTTGTCCATGCTTGGAAGATGTCTCTAGTCTTTCATGCTTCCTTTAAAATAGAAATGTGCTATTGGGAAGATAACCAAGTCCtaaaagttggaattttgaaaatTGTACTGTTTGAAAATAGTACTGTTGGTTGTTCTTGGTGCACCCTGTCATCCATTCCCATATTTTCAATTCTGTTTAAAACTCTTCATGTCACTTCAATCATATTGGAAAACCCATTTAAATTGTTCCAACTCATTCTAGGTTGGGTTGGATTACCTTTTTAATAAAATGATCAGATTTGGATCTggatttttgacccatttaataaacaagtTGGGTTCGGGTTGACAGATTTTTGAGCTATCCTATATCTGACCCAACCATATCTAGTCTGACTTGACCCGATTACCACCCCTAAAATTGGACTActtgttttcttttatttttaacttAATTTGGTTTTTGATTGCACTCATGTATTTTGTGATTCATTGTTTCTTTTGGAGTTTAGGTCTTCACCATCACTTTGGCACGTTACTCACCTTTAACTATCTTTCCCCTGAGCCATTTTCATTTTACAAGGGACTCTTGAAGATTCTATCATGGGCCACTGATGACTAAGATACCTATGGGAATATAACTGATCGCCTATTGCCTGAACTTGTCAAATAGGCCATATCCGGTCAGAGATGCATAATCTCTGTGCCTTCCTGTTGCACTTTCATCACAAAGGAGAGTGAGCGAATGTTAAAGAATATCAAGTATCATGTTGTTAAAAACCCCTAACCTCCCAAGCTTTTTATGAGTATTGATTTGGCTTTTGAATCTTGTCTCTGCAACAAATAAAGTTATCTTTACTCATAGTAATTTACATGGATGCACTTATTGCAATGGTGTTGTCATATGGTCCAGAGTCTTCCAAGATGTTCACATCTTTTTTAAGGTTGGTTGTAGTAGGCTTGTAACCAATGCTCATCTAGATGAATTCGTTCATAAATTGTGGTGTGTGGCTATATGTCTTTGGTTCATAGCAATCCATACAAGTAATGCTTTCTTACACCTGTGATAATAACCCTTCTATTTTCTTTCCAGTGAACCTGACTATCTTTTCTGTACTTGAAGTTATTATATCCTTCAGATCATCCAAGAGGATAAAGGATCAGCTTGTTTTGTATTCCGGAAGTGGGGTCGTGTTGGCAACGATAAAATTGGAGGGACCAAATTGGAAGAGATGTCAAGGTCTGATGCAATTCAGGAATTCAAACGTTTATTTCTTGAGAAGACTGGAAATCCTTGGGAAGCATGGGAACAGAAGAAGAACTTTGAGAAGCAACCAGGCAGATTTTTTCCACTAGATATTGTATGTGTGGATTGCAAACAATTGTTTCAATTTGCACACAACCTTTTATGGATTTCTGATTTTTTATAGTCCTTCATGAATTCGTGGTTTTGTAGGATTATGGTGTCAAGCAAGTATCAAAGAAAAAGGATTCTGCCAATATAAAGAGCCTTCTAGCTCCTCAATTGATAGAATTGATGAAGATGCTTTTTGATGTTGAAACTTACAGGTTATCACTTACTGCTCCATCACATTTTGGATTTTATTCCCTTAGTGAAAGATGCTTAAAGGGTTACATATGCCTTTTCAGGGCTGCTATGTTGGAATTTGAGATTAACATGTCTGAAATGCCACTTGGAAAGCTAAGTAAAATGAATATCCAGAAAGGTGTATATCGAATCCTATATGTTTTTGTTCAAGATGCGATACTACATTGTTGTGGCAATCTCATATCCATTCCAGCATGATGTTATAATGCAGATTGATAAATGCTTCACCATGTGTTTAGCTATttgtcataaaattttttgttattgTGTTGCAGGTTTTGAAGCATTAACTGAGatacaaaatttattaaataataatgctAAACATGATCCAGTTGTTAAAGAGAGCTTGATTGTTGATGCCAGCAATCGCTTTTTTACTCTTATTCCTTCAATCCATCCTCATGTGATAAGAGATGAAGATGATTTTAAGGCAAAGGCAAGTACATATGTGCTGCCATATGCATTGATATGTTCTTTTGTTTTCATTCTTAACTCCTGCAACTTTCAGATCATGTAGCTGAGCAAATCAAACTCAACTTTCTATGCTGTTATATCTCTAGCTATGACTTTGTGGCATGACAGTAGTTCACATGGTGCAATCGCTATTTCTCCTGAATCTGTCTTTATCACTGGTTCTGTATGCTGTTCTTTGCTATCCATCTTATCTTTGTTTAGCATAGTGTCTTCATTAAAAAGCTCTTGACATTAATAAGTTGGGTCAAATTTTCTTAATCTAAAAGATGAGTTTTAGTGGCAAAATGGTGCTCTTCCATATATATGCAACTATGTACCTGTAAGTATGTTTTATTTTCGGAATGCAACCACGGTTAGAAGAAAGGAAGTTTACCATTATATTTCATGTCATTCTGAAGATCAGAAATGAATAAATACTCACAAAGGAGCCTTTGTATTTGACATAGGAAACCCTACTGAAGCTTCCAAGGTTATGTTCTTCCTGTGTAGCTAGAACAGTCCAAATTTGGAGTTGGTTTTGGGAATTCGGCTGGAGCTAACTTATGATAAAGTGTTGCATGATGTACTCATGGTAGTCACATAGCACCATGTGAGGCACCACCGTTTTGTACAATCTACATGCTTGAGCAATGCGTTAGAGCTTATATAATAAAACAGAGTGTGGCAGTTTGCTTCAATCTATGCTGATTCATACTCTCCACACACATTAGCAAGGATCATATGGACCTGCATAGGGTGGTATACGTAGTACGGAGTCATGCACATTTATATTGCTGGCCCAGTGACACTGATTGGCAcatttctttttcaattttttgaaaGAATTTTCTCTAGATCATGCTTGgattttacaaattttaagaagaCGTGAAAGTGttatgatattttgtattaaCTAAAATTGGagaagttgttttttttttttttaaaaaaaaacataaagatggctatccatctatttatcaataacatttatattttcatgtgttATGTTGTCATTAAagagttaaaataatattttccaGTCCTAAAAGAAAGTGAATTGGTATTTTAACTTTTTTACTCAGAATTGATCTTTTGCTTGTTTAGCAAGTCAGACTGAATTGATACATTAAGTGACCTTAGACATTGCTTTATTACTTTAAATTGATAACTATCTTTGTTgacttctttttaatttttttttcctctaataTTGACATGATTGTATGATTATTTTCGTTGAGCATGTTAGACTGGAGCTGAAACTACTAAAGCTTAAATCATTTGGCCTGGTTGAAACTGGAAGCAAAAGCAAGCTTCCAACACTTATTTGGACATTTGGATGCTAGATACTTTGCATAGCCTGTGTATATGGGATTCTAAACTAGGGGGAAAGTAGTAAAACTGATCTTTGCCATTTAAATGGCTTTAAAGCTGTCTAAGCAAAAGAGGGTAGATGAAGCCTATCCTCTTAATTTTGATGGGCAAACTTTTCATTTGATCAGCCAACAGGTTTTCTTGATCAAATTTACATGCTATATGTGGCCTGCCTTCTTTAACTGATGGACAATTCATTGAACCAATGGACCATATTTTGCCCGACCTTTTAAACGGATGGGTGAATTAcctgttggaagagttcaaacCAATTGACTTGCCTTTTAGATTGATCTGCAGTCACCTAATATAGTCGTCAAATTGGCCATCTTCATCAATGGATGAGCCAGATATGTGCTTGCCTTTTCAGTTGATGGGACTAACACTGATCTGGATGGCCAGCAGGCCCCAACCAAGTGGATAGTTTAGATTAGGTCTGGGTTGGCTGTTGAACTCCAACTCTGTCTAATGGTCCTTCAGTTGTTGCCATCAATTGGATTGGCCAGACTAACCTGCCTTCACCATTATGAGTGCTCAACTCTTCATTGCTTTTTGGACTGAACATTGTGCTCTTAATTGTACTAGACCTGATGGCAATGAATTATAACCAACTCTGCTTGTCTGACCGCAGAAATTGAtagtttatttttacaataactcCTATCAGGGTATGGGTTGCCATACATGTCAGCTAGGTGATATCTGATGACCCACAGAGAATAGGGGCAACTACCCCTCTGCAACTCAGGTGAGGAAGGTAGTTTCTACCTTCCCAAAATATCCTGGAGGACCCCCACCCTATTTCTGGTCAAAAAGGTTCATAAATAACCATGTAGGGTACCAAGCAATTCCCAAAATGCTACTAAGCACTGCTTGGGAAAATATCCACATCATAAAAAAGCAGGCGCAACGATAGATAGAAACCTTAGAATTCTCTCCCCCTCATAATTCTTCAAGAATAGATGTTGGACTTGATGGTCTCTATCA from Elaeis guineensis isolate ETL-2024a chromosome 4, EG11, whole genome shotgun sequence includes these protein-coding regions:
- the LOC105043061 gene encoding LOW QUALITY PROTEIN: poly [ADP-ribose] polymerase 1 (The sequence of the model RefSeq protein was modified relative to this genomic sequence to represent the inferred CDS: inserted 1 base in 1 codon), with protein sequence MATPPKPWKAEYAKSGRSSCKSCKNSIGKDELRLGKMVTATQFDGFMPTWNHAGCIFKKGNQIKSVDDVEGIDLLRWEDQQKIRKYIEGGSVSTTAVSNDECTIEVSQTSRAACRRCNQKIMKGMVRVSTKPEGQGARGLAWHHVNCFIEMXPSTIIEKMSGWDSLSPEDKVTVTALVKKDKSNKNTGIKNAVAQEQQLSKGTKRKKVGSEDHHSKVPKSDENDSAGGASSKENPAESGNAYSSSIELEKKLEEQSKALWEIKDELKKHVMTAELREMLEANGQDSAGSEYDLRDRCADGMLFGALGKCPICSGSLHYSGGQYRCHGYVSAWSRCSYSTTDPLRLKEKWKVPEETSNRYLLKWFKSQKAKKPNRVLPSPSSNKSSCSAGMQSHPSNGDKLESLKVAVVGEPQKANEWKHRFEEAGGKIHAKIKKDTNCLVLIGEMVDKDSEIRKARRMKIPIVREDYLHECISKQKKIPFDLYKVEAASETSRGGMVTVKVKGRSAVHEASGLQDVGHILEDGNSIYNTTLNMSDLSTGINSYYILQIIQEDKGSACFVFRKWGRVGNDKIGGTKLEEMSRSDAIQEFKRLFLEKTGNPWEAWEQKKNFEKQPGRFFPLDIDYGVKQVSKKKDSANIKSLLAPQLIELMKMLFDVETYRAAMLEFEINMSEMPLGKLSKMNIQKGFEALTEIQNLLNNNAKHDPVVKESLIVDASNRFFTLIPSIHPHVIRDEDDFKAKVKMLEALQDIEIASRLVGFDSGNDESLDVKYKKLQCDITPLPHDSEDYKLVEKYLLNTHAPTHKEWSLELEEVFALEREGEYDKYTPYRDKLQNKMLLWHGSRLTNFVGIISQGLRIAPPEAPATGYMFGKGIYFADLVSKSAQYCYVDKKNPVGLMLLSEVALGEIYELKKATYMEKPPKGKHSTKGLGKTVPLESDFVKWQDQVVVPCGKPVPSSIRASELLYNEYIVYDTAQVKLQFLLKVRFHHKR